The following proteins are co-located in the Natator depressus isolate rNatDep1 chromosome 4, rNatDep2.hap1, whole genome shotgun sequence genome:
- the NIPAL1 gene encoding magnesium transporter NIPA3 yields MGEQPVMVPARERCRAGAVLSLVCRDSYEAWCRIINVSETQAPFFTYPDNHSNETNLSVSTSAGSKYRLYVGVALAIGSSIFVGSSFILKKKGLLQLADKGVTRAGQGGYSYLKEWLWWAGLLSMGVGEAANFAAYAFAPATLVTPLGALSVLISAILSSYFLNEKLNVHGKLGCILSILGSTVMVIHAPEEEEVTSLDEMEIKLKDPVFIAFAVVITVVSLVLIFVVAPRKGQTNILVYISICSVIGAFSVSSVKGLGIAIKEILEQKPVYQHPLVYILVGTLVLSVSTQINYLNKALDMFNTSLVTPIYYVCFTTTVVTCSIILFKEWNSMDLGDIIGSLSGFFTIIIGIFLLHVFKNTNITLKQLTSTAIKEPSLPLHGYDAHHTLLENMESPTLAYEEDNPLFSRGNAQGAICH; encoded by the exons GTGCTGTTCTTTCTTTGGTTTGTCGTGACTCTTACGAAGCATGGTGCCGGATCATCAATGTGTCAGAAACACAGGCCCCTTTCTTTACCTATCCAGACAATCATTCCAATGAAACAAACCTGAGCGTTTCCACATCTGCGGGAAGCAAATATAGGCTCTATGTGGGTGTGGCCCTGGCCATAGGTTCCAGTATTTTTGTCGGCTCCAGTTTTATACTGAAAAAGAAGGGCCTTCTGCAACTGGCTGACAAGGGAGTCACCAGAGCTG GACAGGGTGGATATTCTTACTTGAAGGAATGGCTCTGGTGGGCAGGATTACTTTCAA TGGGAGTAGGGGAGGCTGCCAACTTTGCTGCCTATGCCTTTGCACCTGCAACCTTGGTTACCCCATTGGGTGCACTGAGTGTTCTTATAAG tgCAATATTGTCttcctattttttaaatgaaaagctcAATGTTCATGGGAAATTAGGCTGCATATTGAGCATTTTGGGGTCAACGGTGATGGTTATTCATGCCCCTGAAGAAGAGGAGGTCACTTCTTTAGatgaaatggaaataaaactcAAAGATCCAG TGTTCATTGCATTTGCTGTGGTTATAACTGTGGTCTCCCTGGTGCTGATTTTTGTTGTGGCCCCAAGGAAAGGTCAGACGAATATACTGGTCTACATATCAATTTGTTCAGTGATTGGTGCCTTCTCTGTCTCATCTGTCAAGGGCCTCGGCATTGCCATTAAAGAAATACTGGAGCAGAAGCCAGTTTACCAACATCCGCTGGTTTATATTTTGGTGGGGACTTTAGTGCTCTCGGTCAGCACTCAGATCAACTATCTTAACAAAGCATTGGACATGTTTAATACGTCTCTAGTGACGCCTATTTATTATGTGTGTTTCACTACTACAGTTGTGACATGTTCCATCATCCTGTTTAAAGAATGGAATAGCATGGACTTGGGTGATATCATTGGCAGCCTCAGTGGATTCTTCACCATAATCATAGGCATTTTCCTtttgcatgtttttaaaaatactaatatCACCCTGAAGCAATTGACATCTACAGCTATAAAAGAACCCTCATTGCCTCTGCATGGATATGATGCTCATCATACTTTATTGGAGAACATGGAGAGCCCCACGCTGGCATATGAGGAGGACAATCCTTTGTTCAGTCGAGGAAATGCACAGGGAGCTATTTGCCATTAA